The genome window TAAGCTGTGGCTTCTTCTGCAATGAATTCGTTTTTAGCCTCAGGACCCTGAATCTTTAACTAATATTGCAAAACCGTGAGTAATTTGCTagagtttctttctttcttgaggGATGGCACTTCCAAATTTTATCAGAGTCTGGAGGGGAAAATGTGATTAGAACTTATATTGTTCATGGACCTTTAAGCAAATCCCACGTGCATTTCATGGTGTTGTATCACTGGACCTTTTCTGATGCAGGGTTCGTACGGCCTGGATTCTCTTATTCATATTCGAACAATGCCATCAGCGGATGGTAATGATAGGCATTTCAGGTATGTTTGTTCGAAGGTCTCTCAGTTCATTTTATCTTTGTCACTGTATTAGCTGATTGGTTGTGTGCCTCTTTATGCTCATCAACATCGAatcttatttaattttttttggtgtcaATGTGCGAAGCTGTGTTACTTCATTTTCCAGTTGTAGATCTTATTTAGTGGCAGTGTAAACTCTACATTTATATAATGAATCCATTGTGAAGGAACGAGTTTGTGGCTGCTGAATGTGTTTATGCTACAATGGAATCAGTGAGTTCTCTAACTTTTAATcaaatgaaagagaaaaaatgaTATTCCAACCCTCCTGTTGTCTGTTTACAGAATTTTGTTGTGCTGAATGTGGGACATAGCCAAGACAGTATGGAAATTGATCTCCTATACCGTTACACTACTGGTCAGAGTTTGGagattaaattgcacaaattatTACTCCAGTGCAATCAATGATGCTTTTTTTTCAACAAGCTGTGTTGCTTCATTTTCCAGTTGTAAATCTTATTTAGTGGCTGTGTATAAACTACATTTATATAATGGATCCATTGTGAACTGTGAAGAAATGTGTTTATGCTACAATGGAGCAGTGAGTTTAATTTTTTGATCAATGAAGTTTGCTTTCCCAGGATTGGCAAACTTTTAAACCATCTTGTTGGTGGCTTTTTTATGAAATGAAGAGAACTAATGATATTCAAACTCTCCTGTTGTCTGTTACAGAATTTTGTTGTGCCAACTGCGGGACATAACCAAGACAGTATGGAAATCGATCTCATATACCATTACACTACTCAGAGTTTGGagattaaattgcacaaatcatcATAATCcagcaaaaaaaaacacagataaTTCATTCTCTGCTCGGCTCACAACTTATAAAAACTTTGCTACAATGTAGGTAAAAAGACAGATGATTTTTCTCTTGCCAAAGACTACTGGCAACCAGAAGTTGTAGCCCTGTTACATCCAACTCTCATGGACATCCACATCACATGTCTTGTATTTCCTCCTCTTCATCCTCATAGTCCTCCTCATCGTCAGCCGTGGCATCTTGGTATTGCTGGTACTCTGAAACCAGATCATTCATGTTGCTTTCTGCCTCTGTGAACTCCATCTCATCCATACCTTCTCCTGTATACCAGTGCAAGAAAGCCTTCCTCCTGAACATGGCAGTGAACTGCTCACTCACACGCCTGAACATTTCCTGAATTGATGTCGAGTTTCCAATGAATGTAGAAGCCATCTTCAGGCCTGTCGGAGGGATATCACAGACGGTGGACTTGACATTATTGGGAATCCATTCCACAAAGTAGGATGAGTTCTTGTTTTGAACACCTATTATCTGCTCATCCACTTCCTTGGTGCTCATTTTGCCCCTGAACACAGCTGAGGCTGTCAAGTAACGACCGTGGCGCGGGTCAGCTGCACACATCATGTTCTTGGCATCCCACATTTGCTGGGTGAGCTCTGGCACTGTCAAGGATCTGTACTGCTGCGAGCCACGGGAAGTGAGAGGAGCAAAACCCACCATGAAAAAGTGAAGCCTGGGGAAGGGGATTAGATTCACAGCTAGCTTACGGAGATCGGAGTTGAGCTGACCAGGGAATCTCAAGCAACATGTCACACCAGACATTGTAGCAGAAATCAGATGGTTCAAATCTCCAACTGCTCAAACAATATTACAAAACAACAATGGTTAATCACAGACAGCTcataaattggacaaaacacAAATGAGGATGGCTTAGATCTGGGGATCTTACAGCTTGGAGTGGTGAGTTTCAAGGTGCGGAAGCAAATGTCATAGAGAGCCTCATTGTCAAGGACCATGCACTCATCTGCGTTTTCAACAAGCTGATGGACAGAGAGAGTAGCGTTGTAAGGCTCCACCACGGTATCAGAGACCTTTGGAGAAGGAAAGACAGAGAATGTAAGCATCATTCGATCTGGGTATTCCTCTCTGATCTTTGAAATCAAGAGAGTTCCCATTCCAGATCCCGTTCCTCCGCCCAAGGAATGACACACCTGAAACCCTAGAATCGGGAACAGAAGACCATTATAAGCAACATATGGATCctgaaagaagaaacaaaaatggtAAATCATGGAATTCTAGGGTTTCACGAACAAACCTTGCAAGCAATCACAGTTTTCGGCTTCTTTGCGAACAACATCGAGGACGGAATCGATCAACTCCGCACCTTCAGTGTAATGCCCTTTAGCCCAGTTGTTTCCGGCACCGGATTGACCGAAGACAAAGTTATCAGGCCTGAAAATCTGGCCGTAAGGACCAGTCCTGATGCTGTCCATGGTGCCAGGCTCAAGATCCATAAGAACAGCCCTTGGCACAAACCTTCCATGGCCGGCTTCGTTGTAATACACATTGACCCTCTCAAGCTGAACATCCGTGTCTCCATGGTACCTCCCGGTGGGATCAATCCCATGCTCCGCACACACCACCTCCCAGAACTTGGAACCGATCTGGTTCCCACACTGGCCTCCTTGAATATGTAGAATTTCACGCATCTTCGGGTTTCGAAATTGAAACGAAGGCGATTAGGGTTTTGAGTGAGAGATGAGAGAGTGTTGTGGGGACAGTCACAGAGGAGGTGGTTCCTTTTATGGACGTTTGGTTCCAACGGttggatttttgtttgggaAGCCGTAGGATTTGGGAATTTATTAACGGTCCAGATTGAGCTGGACGGTTTAAGTTTTGAAATTTAAACTTAAAAGAACAGCTGGATTGGCCTCTGTCATTTGCTGAatattggaattttttttatcaataattattttttgtcttCTTCGGAAATCAGAGACGCTGGGCCCCAATGTTTTCAGAAAATTAGCTGGCAACGCACTAGTCCAAAATTCAAATTCTTCCCTACTGTAT of Tripterygium wilfordii isolate XIE 37 chromosome 13, ASM1340144v1, whole genome shotgun sequence contains these proteins:
- the LOC120013203 gene encoding tubulin beta-1 chain-like; amino-acid sequence: MREILHIQGGQCGNQIGSKFWEVVCAEHGIDPTGRYHGDTDVQLERVNVYYNEAGHGRFVPRAVLMDLEPGTMDSIRTGPYGQIFRPDNFVFGQSGAGNNWAKGHYTEGAELIDSVLDVVRKEAENCDCLQGFQVCHSLGGGTGSGMGTLLISKIREEYPDRMMLTFSVFPSPKVSDTVVEPYNATLSVHQLVENADECMVLDNEALYDICFRTLKLTTPSFGDLNHLISATMSGVTCCLRFPGQLNSDLRKLAVNLIPFPRLHFFMVGFAPLTSRGSQQYRSLTVPELTQQMWDAKNMMCAADPRHGRYLTASAVFRGKMSTKEVDEQIIGVQNKNSSYFVEWIPNNVKSTVCDIPPTGLKMASTFIGNSTSIQEMFRRVSEQFTAMFRRKAFLHWYTGEGMDEMEFTEAESNMNDLVSEYQQYQDATADDEEDYEDEEEEIQDM